In Candidatus Binatus sp., a single window of DNA contains:
- a CDS encoding M20/M25/M40 family metallo-hydrolase, which produces MRISWQAIQQEALDYLRALVRLDTTNPPGNERIAADYLADALGAHGISSVIREGAPTRANLVARHPGSDSSAGALLLASHTDVVPVERSGWTREPFSGEIAQGCVWGRGSIDMKSKCAMDLVMMTAMKRAGVKPNRDVILAAVADEEAGSDFGAKFLVERYPELVRAGYVLNEVGGFTVHLGNRRFYPIQVAEKGFVTIKMKVSAMPGHGSIPRPDTAISRISELITRIVKTPMRQNVSPLMRRTLEEMGVPIESAGSLFAPMLANTVSPTILRAGYKDNVIPGEATIVLDGRTLPGEDPESFMAELRQIVGPEPTFELLKTAPPAETSPDTPLFELIKQTVEAADPGARAIAWMIPGATDNKFYSMLGAACYGFSPVKLDAHIPFGSLYHGNDERLPIEGFYWGLKVYAEVVLTFLGIRFDEVFA; this is translated from the coding sequence ATGAGAATCTCCTGGCAGGCGATCCAGCAGGAGGCGCTTGATTATCTGCGCGCGCTGGTCAGGCTCGACACCACCAATCCGCCGGGCAACGAACGAATCGCCGCCGATTACCTGGCGGACGCGCTGGGCGCTCATGGCATCAGTTCCGTGATCCGCGAAGGCGCACCAACCCGGGCTAATCTGGTTGCGCGCCATCCGGGTAGCGACTCTTCCGCGGGCGCTCTGCTGCTCGCATCGCATACCGACGTCGTCCCCGTCGAGCGATCGGGATGGACGCGCGAGCCGTTCAGCGGCGAAATCGCGCAAGGATGCGTATGGGGGCGCGGCTCGATCGACATGAAGTCCAAATGCGCGATGGACCTTGTGATGATGACCGCGATGAAGCGGGCGGGGGTGAAGCCGAATCGCGACGTCATACTGGCGGCGGTCGCGGACGAGGAGGCTGGCTCGGATTTTGGCGCGAAATTTCTGGTCGAGCGGTATCCCGAACTGGTCCGCGCGGGTTACGTATTGAACGAGGTCGGCGGTTTCACCGTTCATCTCGGCAACCGCCGCTTCTACCCGATCCAGGTGGCAGAGAAGGGCTTCGTCACGATCAAGATGAAGGTCAGCGCGATGCCGGGGCATGGATCGATACCGCGCCCGGACACTGCGATCTCCCGAATTTCCGAGTTGATCACCAGGATCGTGAAGACGCCGATGCGCCAGAATGTCTCGCCGCTGATGCGCCGCACGCTCGAGGAAATGGGCGTGCCGATCGAATCGGCGGGGTCGCTGTTTGCGCCGATGCTTGCCAACACGGTCTCGCCGACGATTCTGCGCGCCGGCTACAAGGACAACGTGATTCCCGGCGAGGCGACGATCGTGCTGGACGGCCGCACCCTGCCCGGCGAAGATCCCGAGAGCTTCATGGCCGAGCTGCGCCAGATAGTCGGTCCCGAGCCGACTTTCGAGTTGCTCAAGACCGCGCCACCGGCGGAGACGAGTCCTGACACTCCGCTGTTTGAGTTGATCAAGCAGACGGTCGAGGCGGCCGACCCCGGCGCGCGCGCGATTGCCTGGATGATCCCCGGGGCGACTGACAACAAGTTCTATTCGATGCTCGGGGCCGCGTGTTACGGATTCTCGCCGGTCAAGCTCGATGCGCACATCCCGTTCGGCTCGCTCTATCACGGCAACGACGAGCGATTGCCAATCGAGGGCTTTTACTGGGGACTGAAGGTTTACGCCGAAGTGGTGCTCACATTCCTCGGCATCAGGTTCGACGAAGTCTTCGCGTGA